Proteins co-encoded in one Dyella humicola genomic window:
- the sppA gene encoding signal peptide peptidase SppA, with amino-acid sequence MTERRPNGFWAFLCVFGRGINVVRLVILNLVFFFVLFLLLLVITAGLISSRADRVVQNDSVLVIKPQGELVEQYSLDPLQRALQTFSGNPPRQVQLRDLVGAIDAAAKDTRITRILLEPGDMQGGGFAALREVGAALDRFRAAGKPVVVWAADLDQGQYYLAAHADRVLVDPQGGVMITGLANYRLFYKNLLDKLGVDVHLFRVGQFKSAAEPYILDHASPEAKEADSFWMGGLWDTYINEVAKLRKLDPATLRADINGLPEQIATTRGDLGQLALEQHLVDGVATPAELENMMRKEGVPAGKKGEGFRQVSFQRYSNNLPNDDDTFTPGVSVVVAEGEIAGGKQPQGEVGGESTAKLIRDARQDKRTKALVLRVNSPGGEVYAAEQIRREVALTRAGGIPVVVSMGNVAASGGYWISMNADRIYAQPNTITGSIGIFGMVLTVPGTLDKLGVRSDGVSTSPLAGGFDITRPLDPKAGGVIQAIIEKGYRDFVGQVAKARGKQYDAVDTIAQGRVWTGQQALDRGLIDQLGGLSEAVADAASRAKLGKSYPVRYVEEPLGGFEQFLVGLNDNVMVQAAQAYGVHLPAWVAQIDMMAPELKLLRNAKAGHPNVYAYCFCSPR; translated from the coding sequence ATGACGGAGCGTCGCCCCAACGGCTTTTGGGCCTTTCTCTGCGTCTTTGGGCGCGGCATCAACGTGGTCAGGCTGGTCATCCTCAACCTGGTCTTTTTCTTCGTCCTGTTCCTGCTGCTGCTGGTCATCACGGCCGGCCTTATAAGCAGCCGTGCCGATCGCGTCGTGCAGAATGACAGCGTGCTGGTGATCAAGCCGCAGGGTGAACTGGTCGAGCAATATAGTCTCGATCCGCTGCAGCGCGCACTGCAGACGTTTTCGGGTAACCCGCCCAGGCAGGTGCAGCTGCGTGATCTGGTCGGCGCCATCGACGCGGCGGCCAAGGACACGCGCATCACGCGCATTCTGCTCGAGCCCGGTGACATGCAGGGCGGTGGTTTTGCCGCGCTGCGCGAAGTCGGAGCCGCGCTCGACCGTTTTCGCGCCGCTGGCAAGCCGGTGGTCGTATGGGCTGCGGATCTCGACCAGGGCCAGTACTACCTCGCCGCCCATGCCGATCGCGTGCTGGTCGATCCGCAAGGTGGCGTGATGATTACCGGCCTCGCCAACTACCGCCTGTTCTACAAGAACCTGCTCGACAAGCTTGGCGTGGACGTGCACCTGTTCCGCGTAGGCCAGTTCAAGAGCGCGGCCGAGCCGTACATCCTCGACCATGCCTCGCCCGAAGCGAAGGAGGCGGACAGCTTCTGGATGGGCGGCTTGTGGGATACGTACATCAACGAAGTAGCGAAGCTGCGCAAGCTCGACCCCGCCACCTTGCGTGCGGATATCAATGGCCTGCCGGAGCAGATCGCCACGACGCGCGGCGATCTAGGGCAGCTCGCGCTCGAGCAGCATCTGGTCGACGGGGTGGCTACGCCGGCCGAGCTGGAAAACATGATGCGCAAGGAAGGCGTGCCCGCCGGCAAGAAGGGCGAAGGATTTCGCCAGGTTTCGTTCCAGCGCTACTCCAATAACCTGCCCAACGACGATGACACGTTCACGCCCGGTGTATCCGTGGTGGTGGCCGAGGGCGAGATTGCCGGTGGCAAGCAGCCGCAGGGAGAGGTGGGTGGTGAATCCACCGCGAAGCTGATCCGCGATGCTCGCCAGGACAAGCGCACCAAGGCGCTGGTGCTGCGCGTCAACTCGCCGGGTGGCGAGGTGTATGCGGCGGAGCAGATTCGTCGCGAAGTCGCGCTGACGCGTGCCGGTGGCATCCCCGTGGTGGTGTCGATGGGCAATGTGGCCGCCAGCGGTGGCTACTGGATCTCCATGAATGCCGATCGCATTTATGCGCAACCCAATACGATTACCGGTTCCATCGGCATCTTCGGCATGGTGCTTACGGTGCCAGGGACGCTGGACAAACTTGGCGTCAGGAGCGATGGCGTCAGCACCAGCCCGCTCGCTGGTGGCTTCGATATCACGCGCCCGCTTGATCCCAAGGCCGGTGGCGTGATTCAGGCGATCATCGAAAAAGGCTACCGTGATTTCGTCGGTCAGGTCGCGAAGGCGCGTGGGAAGCAATATGACGCCGTCGACACCATTGCGCAGGGCCGCGTGTGGACCGGGCAGCAGGCACTCGATCGCGGGCTGATTGATCAGCTTGGCGGTCTGAGCGAGGCGGTGGCTGACGCCGCCTCCCGCGCAAAGCTGGGCAAGAGCTACCCCGTGCGCTATGTGGAAGAGCCGCTAGGTGGCTTCGAGCAATTCCTGGTGGGGCTCAATGACAACGTCATGGTGCAGGCCGCACAGGCCTATGGCGTGCACCTGCCGGCATGGGTTGCGCAGATCGACATGATGGCGCCGGAATTGAAGCTGTTGCGTAACGCCAAGGCCGGCCATCCCAACGTGTACGCCTACTGTTTCTGCTCGCCGCGCTGA
- a CDS encoding ABC transporter ATP-binding protein, with translation MNAPSPDDLGCVPLLELDDASVMRGDRLILDRFSLRINAGEHTAILGANGAGKSTLVRLITREIYPLARGDGRASMRVFNRDRWHVSELRGLLGIVSPSLQDDCTSDAALEVAEAVLSSFFAARRLGLDHRVTEAMRECADAALVHAGAEHLRGRSMASLSTGEARRVLIARALVHRPRALLLDEPCAGLDMASRRRFLESLRHLARSGTTLLLVTHHIEEILPEITQVALLRDGHLMRHGDKADVLTDSALSKTFGMPVRVQRHGDYYSAAIE, from the coding sequence ATGAATGCCCCTTCCCCTGATGACCTGGGCTGCGTGCCCCTGTTGGAGCTCGACGACGCCAGCGTGATGCGCGGCGATCGTCTTATCCTCGATCGCTTCAGCCTGCGCATCAACGCGGGCGAACACACCGCCATCCTCGGCGCCAACGGCGCCGGCAAGTCCACCCTGGTGCGGCTTATCACGCGCGAAATCTATCCACTCGCACGTGGCGACGGGCGTGCGTCCATGCGCGTGTTCAATCGCGATCGCTGGCATGTTTCCGAGTTGCGCGGCCTGCTGGGCATCGTCTCGCCGTCGTTACAGGACGACTGCACCAGCGACGCTGCGCTGGAAGTCGCCGAAGCTGTACTGTCGAGTTTCTTCGCTGCACGGCGCCTGGGACTCGATCATCGTGTCACCGAAGCCATGCGCGAGTGCGCCGACGCGGCCTTGGTTCACGCAGGCGCGGAGCATCTGCGTGGACGAAGCATGGCCAGCTTGTCCACCGGTGAAGCGAGGCGCGTCCTGATTGCGCGCGCCCTGGTGCACCGACCGCGCGCGCTGCTGCTCGATGAGCCATGTGCAGGCCTCGATATGGCCAGCCGTAGACGCTTCCTGGAAAGCCTGCGTCATCTTGCGCGCAGCGGCACGACGCTCCTGCTGGTCACGCACCACATCGAAGAGATCCTGCCGGAGATCACGCAGGTTGCGCTGTTGCGCGATGGTCATCTGATGCGGCATGGCGACAAGGCCGACGTACTTACCGATAGCGCCTTGTCCAAAACGTTTGGCATGCCGGTACGCGTGCAGCGGCACGGCGACTACTACAGCGCAGCGATCGAGTAG
- a CDS encoding SDR family oxidoreductase encodes MNSRIDAWQLQGHTALITGASKGIGYAAARELAGLGSNLLLVARDVDYLEQVRVELVDDYPGIEVLAFGADLSEQEERLAVFDWIADLGAPLSLLVNNAGGNQPASTLSYREDEYHAIFEQNVFSAFEMCRLAHPQLVQHANAAIVNVGSVSGVTHVRTGSPYGMSKAALHQLTRNLAVEWATDGIRVNAVAPWYIRTQRSEPALANDEYLDEVLDRTPLRRIGEPEEVAAAIAFLCLPAASYITGQVLAVDGGFLNYGF; translated from the coding sequence ATGAATAGTCGCATCGACGCCTGGCAGCTGCAGGGCCATACCGCATTGATCACCGGTGCCAGCAAGGGCATCGGCTATGCCGCCGCACGTGAGCTGGCCGGCCTTGGCTCGAACCTGCTGCTGGTCGCGCGCGATGTCGACTACCTCGAACAGGTTCGGGTCGAGTTGGTCGACGATTATCCGGGCATCGAGGTGCTGGCCTTCGGCGCGGACCTCAGCGAGCAGGAGGAGCGGCTGGCGGTATTCGATTGGATTGCCGATCTCGGTGCGCCGCTGTCGCTGCTGGTCAATAACGCAGGTGGCAACCAGCCCGCGTCGACGTTGTCCTATCGCGAGGACGAATACCACGCCATCTTCGAGCAGAACGTGTTCTCTGCCTTCGAGATGTGCCGGCTGGCCCATCCGCAGCTCGTGCAGCATGCCAATGCGGCCATCGTCAATGTGGGCTCGGTCTCCGGCGTGACGCATGTGCGCACGGGGTCGCCTTATGGCATGAGCAAGGCGGCCTTGCATCAGCTCACGCGCAACCTCGCCGTGGAGTGGGCCACCGACGGTATCCGCGTCAACGCGGTGGCGCCGTGGTACATCCGCACTCAGCGCTCAGAGCCGGCCTTGGCCAACGATGAGTACCTGGACGAAGTGCTGGACCGCACGCCCCTGCGCCGCATTGGCGAACCCGAGGAAGTGGCTGCAGCGATTGCCTTCCTGTGCTTGCCTGCTGCCAGCTACATCACCGGCCAGGTGCTGGCGGTGGATGGTGGTTTCCTCAACTACGGCTTCTGA
- a CDS encoding DUF4124 domain-containing protein, with protein MIRLLVLVILACAGLPAVAGTAYKCTTADGRSIYQDKPCPGTQHQQTLQLDDSKPVMRPAPAPAPAATVAAEPSPPPEPVEPLPPLPLMYTCISATDGKTYLSDNGDPQPYQVPYGILGAGSLPLSQVYGPPNSAGASAPELNRGRIRPGLIANYFVWVQDQCRELTPQETCHALREALDATETKLRRAFKSDQPPLEKRERELREQLRGC; from the coding sequence ATGATCCGTCTGTTGGTCCTGGTGATCCTCGCATGCGCTGGCCTGCCGGCCGTCGCCGGCACGGCCTACAAATGCACCACGGCCGATGGCAGGTCGATCTATCAGGACAAGCCCTGTCCCGGGACCCAGCACCAGCAGACCCTGCAGTTGGACGATTCCAAGCCGGTGATGCGTCCGGCACCGGCGCCAGCCCCCGCGGCCACCGTCGCGGCAGAACCATCGCCACCACCGGAGCCAGTTGAACCGCTGCCGCCGTTGCCGCTGATGTATACCTGCATCAGCGCCACGGATGGCAAGACTTATCTCAGCGACAACGGTGACCCGCAACCGTACCAGGTGCCCTACGGCATCCTCGGCGCCGGGTCACTGCCGCTGTCGCAGGTCTACGGACCGCCCAACAGCGCCGGTGCATCCGCACCCGAACTCAATCGTGGCCGTATAAGGCCGGGGCTGATCGCCAACTACTTTGTATGGGTACAGGACCAGTGCCGCGAACTGACGCCACAGGAAACCTGCCACGCGTTGCGCGAAGCTCTGGACGCCACCGAGACCAAGCTCAGGCGCGCCTTCAAGAGCGATCAACCGCCGCTGGAAAAACGCGAGCGGGAATTACGCGAGCAGCTACGCGGTTGCTGA
- a CDS encoding DegV family protein — protein sequence MRMGLAIDASCDIPQAFLQRHNIAVMPITVRVDDEVFLDNRSQVELHRFLDRNLGSRSHSAETEPCSVEEVQKLFLEKLVLEQDCVFCLTITATRSPINEHVIKASFAVLKNYRAVREKSGITGPFLMRVIDTRNLFAGTAPAIVEAIRLIEAGETPAAIRERLTYIANNSYGYMLPRDLYYLRARAKKKGDRSVGLFSAVLGSALDIKPLLRGYRGDTGPVGKVRGFDHGAETLFNYAAERVRAGLLVPAVCVSYGGNLAELAKLPGYAELRTTCEACGVELMEAPMSITGMVNVGEGAVTLGFAAEEHVAEF from the coding sequence ATGCGGATGGGGTTAGCCATCGACGCGTCCTGCGATATACCGCAGGCGTTTCTACAGAGACACAATATCGCGGTGATGCCTATTACCGTGCGCGTCGATGACGAGGTGTTCCTCGACAATCGCAGCCAGGTCGAACTTCATCGTTTCCTCGATCGCAACCTTGGCAGTCGTAGCCATTCGGCTGAGACCGAGCCCTGCTCCGTCGAGGAAGTACAGAAACTGTTTCTTGAAAAATTGGTGTTGGAACAGGACTGCGTGTTCTGTCTCACCATCACGGCCACGCGCAGCCCGATCAACGAACACGTGATCAAGGCCAGCTTCGCTGTGCTCAAGAACTATCGTGCGGTGCGCGAGAAAAGCGGCATCACCGGCCCCTTCCTGATGCGCGTCATCGACACGCGCAATCTGTTCGCGGGTACGGCACCGGCCATCGTCGAGGCCATCCGGTTGATCGAAGCCGGCGAGACACCTGCCGCCATCCGCGAGCGTCTGACCTACATCGCCAACAATTCCTACGGCTACATGCTGCCGCGCGATCTCTACTACCTGCGCGCACGCGCAAAGAAAAAGGGCGATCGCAGCGTAGGCCTGTTCAGCGCCGTGCTTGGCTCGGCCCTGGATATCAAGCCACTGCTACGCGGCTATCGCGGCGATACGGGCCCGGTCGGCAAGGTGCGTGGCTTCGATCACGGCGCTGAGACCTTGTTCAACTACGCGGCCGAGCGCGTGCGCGCGGGCTTGCTGGTGCCGGCGGTCTGCGTCAGCTACGGCGGCAACCTGGCCGAACTCGCCAAGCTGCCGGGCTATGCCGAACTGCGCACCACCTGCGAAGCATGCGGCGTAGAGTTGATGGAAGCCCCCATGAGCATCACCGGCATGGTCAACGTCGGTGAGGGCGCCGTGACCTTGGGTTTTGCCGCCGAGGAACACGTCGCCGAATTCTGA
- a CDS encoding AMP nucleosidase: protein MKDKQEIVSNWLPRYTGTPLEQFGQHILLTNFGHYVDQFAQWHGVEVQGRDRPMPNATADGITLINFGMGSPNAATVMDLLSAIRPKAALFLGKCGGVKKKNAIGDLVLPIAAIRGEGTSNDYLLPEVPALPAFQLQRGVSTTIRDLGHDYWTGTVYTTNRRVWEHDEGFKDYLRRTRCMAVDMETATIFAAGFANKIPCGALLLVSDQPMIPEGIKTEASDRGVTAQFVERHIRIGIEALKLVRRNGRSVKHLRFEDDAGFD from the coding sequence ATGAAGGACAAACAGGAAATCGTCTCCAACTGGCTGCCACGCTATACCGGCACACCGCTGGAGCAGTTCGGTCAGCACATCCTGCTGACCAATTTTGGCCATTACGTAGATCAGTTCGCGCAATGGCACGGGGTGGAAGTGCAGGGCCGCGATCGGCCCATGCCCAACGCCACTGCCGATGGCATCACGCTGATCAACTTCGGCATGGGCAGTCCCAACGCCGCCACCGTGATGGACCTGCTCAGCGCCATCCGGCCCAAGGCGGCGTTGTTCCTCGGCAAATGCGGTGGCGTCAAAAAGAAGAATGCGATCGGCGACCTGGTGCTGCCGATTGCCGCCATTCGCGGCGAAGGCACGTCCAACGACTATCTGTTGCCGGAAGTCCCTGCGCTGCCTGCCTTCCAGCTGCAGCGCGGCGTCTCCACCACGATTCGCGACCTCGGCCACGACTACTGGACCGGCACGGTGTACACCACCAACCGCCGGGTCTGGGAGCATGACGAGGGTTTCAAGGATTATCTGCGGCGCACCCGCTGCATGGCCGTGGATATGGAAACGGCCACCATTTTTGCAGCCGGCTTCGCCAACAAGATTCCGTGTGGTGCCCTGTTATTGGTCTCCGATCAGCCGATGATACCCGAGGGTATTAAAACCGAGGCCAGCGACCGCGGTGTCACCGCGCAGTTTGTCGAGCGGCATATTCGCATCGGTATTGAGGCCTTGAAGCTGGTACGCCGCAATGGACGCAGCGTGAAGCATTTGCGCTTTGAGGACGACGCCGGCTTCGACTGA